In one Pygocentrus nattereri isolate fPygNat1 chromosome 21, fPygNat1.pri, whole genome shotgun sequence genomic region, the following are encoded:
- the eef1akmt3 gene encoding EEF1A lysine methyltransferase 3: MDEEADEVFPAEDHLFEDSFSKECTFSFFGQECKINQSFSASLGVAASVWDAAIHLCRFFEQISLDLSGKRVIELGAGTGFLSILAARLGARVTLTDLPLAIPQAVRNIKANTPMTGWPSEAPIAAPLCWGQDQENFSSDWDFVLGTDIIYMPETFPLLLDTLVHLCGGGAMVFLSSKMRREHHTQDFYDNWLPQKFEVELVQTEPESNINIYKAALRAEGLTKTPKY, translated from the exons ATGGATGAAGAGGCGGACGAAGTGTTCCCCGCTGAGGATCACTTATTTGAAGACAGTTTCTCTAAGGAGTGCACTTTTAGCTTTTTTGGTCAGGAATGTAAAATTAATCAGTCTTTCAGTGCGAGTCTCGGTGTAGCTGCTTCCGTTTGGGACGCA gCAATCCACTTGTGTCGTTTCTTCGAgcagatttctctggatttaaGTGGAAAGCGAGTGATCGAGTTGGGAGCAGGAACTGGTTTTCTCAGCATATTGGCTGCCAGATTAG GGGCTCGTGTGACCCTGACAGACCTCCCCCTGGCTATTCCACAAGCAGTCCGAAATATTAAAGCCAACACCCCAATGACTGGTTGGCCCTCAGAAGCGCCGATTGCCGCTCCGCTGTGCTGGGGTCAGGATCAGGAGAACTTCTCCTCTGACTGGGACTTCGTCCTGGGGACAGATATTATCTACATGCCTGAAACGTTCCCTCTCCTTCTGGACACTCTGGTTCACTTGTGTGGGGGTGGGGCCATGGTGTTCCTGTCATCTAAGATGCGCAGAGAGCACCACACTCAGGACTTCTACGACAACTGGCTGCCTCAGAAGTTCGAGGTGGAGCTGGTGCAGACAGAACCGGAGAGtaacattaatatttataaagcaGCTCTGAGAGCAGAGGGTCTAACAAAAACTCCAaaatattaa